One Setaria viridis chromosome 5, Setaria_viridis_v4.0, whole genome shotgun sequence genomic region harbors:
- the LOC117858424 gene encoding uncharacterized protein, with the protein MASSLVNLLLMEVAAIVSIVLLAILVVLSSYRRRSGHPALRLFVWAASTLFLPLVSYAVSAAAKWDAARVPLLLSWTVFLQMLRNTIDTARSSTSTISSGGSNGSKFRPSVEQLARMGWVAFLIISSGGAAGSPQLTGVLLWLWVLSLLKLIHRLVAAELAKNSFAVGLNAYLVADYMKQLHGQGLGGGGGHVEVNVPPYFVMGEEKLHIEARPQGYRIDRTSPPSLSIDGGGHLVTMDRICRLSSSGDPLLASCPHIKDLCLSFALFKLQLRRFIGCPLAEAGCHRAMAFVQDGLLSGSPERVFHVIEAELSFLADFLYSKLTVFYASGWWFPALNSILVLTTWISCLAAGGAIVHDMTNRGTALAVDYLNLRNYLQDHDTVFHVIVGLDVLVSFSFIVAIVFTEGWEIANYVCSDWLKVSTICEYARRPSWRKSPWARRRLGRVLRFRAMQQWDNRFCQMSILQLRFCYCGCVSRQVDRIAKETVVVPAAVKAAIVETLRTNQGRLGNGKLSLQRNGVADNLTWACRISAGDDNAELGSLSEQILVWHVATRLAELKLSQGAHGKVNSDNNDGEGESDQVVVATRLSRYCAYLVALKPGLLPDHRVWTEELYEGVVEEVTRVLARCAGPVVRYDRAATCLGGSMNSTLRKASKLGRQLGEELGDEELTWKVLADFWSELILYLAPSENVTSHAKSLCRGGEFITVLWALLGHAGIVERPESTDVF; encoded by the coding sequence ATGGCCTCCAGCCTCGTGAATCTGCTCCTCATGGAGGTGGCAGCCATCGTCAGCATTGTCCTCCTCGCCATCCTCGTCGTGCTCAGCTcctaccgccgccgctccggccaCCCGGCACTCCGCCTCTTCGTCTGGGCCGCCTCCACCCTCTTCCTCCCGCTCGTCTCCTACGCCGTTTCCGCCGCGGCGAAGtgggacgccgcgcgcgtgccgctCCTTCTCTCCTGGACCGTCTTCCTCCAGATGCTGCGCAACACCATCGACACCGCGCGCTCCTCCACTTCGACCATCAGCAGCGGCGGCTCCAACGGAAGCAAGTTCCGGCCCTCCGTCGAGCAGCTGGCAAGGATGGGGTGGGTGGCGTTCCTTATCATCAgcagcggtggcgccgccgggagCCCGCAGCTCACCGGCGTCCTCCTGTGGCTCTGGgtgctcagcctcctcaagctCATCCACAGGCTCGTCGCTGCTGAGCTCGCCAAGAACTCCTTCGCCGTCGGCCTCAACGCGTACCTCGTCGCCGACTACATGAAGCAACTCCACGGGCAAGGTctaggaggcggaggcggccacGTCGAGGTTAATGTGCCTCCTTACTTCGTTATGGGTGAGGAGAAACTCCATATTGAGGCGAGGCCGCAGGGGTACCGCATTGACCGGACATCTCCGCCGTCGTTGTCCATTGACGGCGGCGGGCATCTCGTCACCATGGACAGGATATGTCGGCTTTCTTCATCCGGCGACCCGCTCCTCGCGTCCTGCCCGCACATCAAGGATCTCTGCCTCTCGTTTGCTCTGTTCAAGCTGCAGCTCCGGCGGTTCATCGGGTGCCCACTCGCTGAGGCCGGCTGCCACCGTGCCATGGCGTTCGTGCAGGACGGGCTCCTTAGTGGCAGCCCGGAGCGGGTGTTCCACGTGATCGAGGCCGAGCTGTCCTTCCTCGCCGACTTCCTCTACTCGAAGCTCACCGTCTTCTACGCGAGCGGGTGGTGGTTCCCGGCGCTCAACTCGATCCTCGTGCTAACCACGTGGATCAGCTGCCTCGCGGCCGGCGGTGCCATCGTCCACGACATGACGAACCGCGGCACGGCGCTCGCCGTCGACTACCTGAACCTCAGGAACTACCTGCAGGACCACGACACGGTGTTCCACGTCATCGTCGGCCTCGACGTCCTCGTCTCCTTCTCCTTCATCGTCGCTATCGTGTTCACCGAGGGGTGGGAGATCGCCAACTACGTCTGCTCCGACTGGCTCAAGGTCTCCACGATCTGCGAGTACGCGCGGCGGCCGTCGTGGCGGAAGTCGCCGTGGGCGCGTCGGAGGCTCGGCCGCGTGCTTCGGTTCCGAGCCATGCAACAATGGGACAACCGGTTCTGCCAAATGTCCATCCTGCAGCTTCGGTTCTGCTATTGCGGCTGCGTGTCCCGGCAGGTCGACCGCATCGCCAAGGAAACTGTCGTCgtgccggcggcggtgaaggctGCCATCGTGGAGACACTGAGAACAAACCAGGGTAGGCTCGGGAACGGCAAGCTGTCCTTGCAACGCAACGGCGTCGCCGACAACCTCACCTGGGCTTGCCGCATCAGCGCCGGCGACGACAATGCCGAGCTGGGCAGCCTATCCGAGCAGATCCTCGTGTGGCATGTCGCTACCAGGCTCGCCGAGCTCAAGCTCTCCCAGGGAGCTCATGGCAAAGTCAACAGCGACAATAATGATGGGGAAGGAGAGAGCGACCAGGTGGTGGTCGCGACGCGGCTGTCCCGTTACTGCGCCTACCTGGTGGCGCTGAAGCCGGGGCTGCTGCCCGACCACCGCGTCTGGACGGAGGAGCTCTACGAGGGCGTGGTGGAGGAAGTGACGAGGGTGCTCGCGCGCTGCGCCGGGCCGGTGGTGCGGTACGACCGCGCGGCGACGTGCCTCGGCGGGAGCATGAACTCCACGCTGAGGAAGGCGTCCAAGCTCGGGCGTCAGCTGGGTGAGGAGCTCGGCGACGAGGAGCTGACGTGGAAGGTGCTCGCCGACTTCTGGTCGGAGCTCATCCTCTACCTCGCGCCGTCGGAGAACGTGACGTCGCACGCCAAGTCGCTCTGCCGAGGCGGCGAGTTCATAACCGTGCTGTGGGCGCTGCTCGGTCACGCTGGCATTGTTGAGCGACCGGAGAGCACTGATGTCTTCTAA
- the LOC117856282 gene encoding retrovirus-related Pol polyprotein from transposon TNT 1-94 produces the protein MAMGRLPFPMLTRMNYAAWALQLKYLLRTNSVWSVVDRDEKATDAMNVSQNQLALSIIFQSVDDETLLRVLEKETARDVWAALRSMHVGVERVQEASVQSLRADLDNLKMSDAKSVDDYAEKFMMLVGQIRELGDAVEEKYVVKKLLRSISTKFINVASAMVLSGDINKMALEEAVGSLKAHEELLKGHDVRSGEQLLMARGKYLTRGRGHAQGSSEGRKGKNKVKCYNC, from the coding sequence ATGGCGATGGGGAGACTCCCATTCCCGATGCTGACAAGGATGAACTACGCGGCGTGGGCGTTGCAGCTGAAGTACCTCTTACGAACTAACAGCGTATGGAGCGTCGTTGATCGTGATGAGAAGGCTACCGATGCCATGAATGTGAGCCAGAACCAGCTAGCCTTGTCGATCATCTTCCAGTCGGTTGACGACGAGACGCTATTGCGAGTTTTGGAGAAGGAGACTGCCCGTGATGTGTGGGCGGCGCTGCGCTCCATGCATGTGGGCGTCGAGCGTGTCCAAGAGGCAAGTGTCCAATCCTTGCGAGCTGATCTTGATAATCTCAAGATGAGTGATGCAAAATCTGTGGATGATTATGCTGAGAAGTTCATGATGCTAGTTGGGCAGATCCGTGAGCTCGGAGATGCAGTGGAGGAGAAGTATGTTGTGAAGAAGCTGCTGCGATCTATCTCCACCAAGTTCATCAATGTTGCTTCGGCGATGGTGTTGTCCGGAGACATCAACAAGATGGCCTTAGAGGAGGCCGTTGGGTCATTGAAGGCTCATGAAGAACTGCTCAAGGGGCACGATGTCCGATCTGGAGAGCAACTCCTCATGGCAAGAGGAAAATACTTGACGCGAGGTCGAGGTCATGCTCAAGGTAGCAGTGAAGGACGCAAGGGCAAAAACAAGGTAAAATGTTACAATTGTTAG